The following coding sequences lie in one Capsicum annuum cultivar UCD-10X-F1 chromosome 5, UCD10Xv1.1, whole genome shotgun sequence genomic window:
- the LOC107872376 gene encoding protein RGF1 INDUCIBLE TRANSCRIPTION FACTOR 1 isoform X2 has translation MLIGGKIKVKKGANWIENLLNSKFFESCGYHREIRRNEKNMFCIDCNLCFCKHCVSSSSHCFHEWLQICKYVYHDVVRLHEIQKYLNCSEIQTYKINGEKAVHLNPRPQSKDSKTSKLKGSVTCEACGRHLQDLPNRFCSIACKEVTSSSCGNSLWQKCKIRLRTIDPCGPALSRTPHTTQALVHQATFFFFFFSILFAYK, from the exons ATG CTAATTGGAGGCaaaattaaagtgaagaagggagCGAATTGGATTGAAAATTTGCTGAACAGCAAGTTTTTCGAGTCGTGTGGATATCACagagaaataagaagaaatgAGAAGAATATGTTTTGTATTGATTGTAATCTCTGTTTCTGCAAGCACTGCGTATCATCTTCGTCACACTGCTTTCATGAATGGCTTCAAATATGCAAATATGTTTATCATGATGTTGTCAGACTTCACGagattcaaaaatatctaaattgtTCTGAAATTCAG acttacaaaattaatggtgaaaaaGCAGTACATTTGAATCCACGTCCTCAATCGAAAGATAGCAAAACTTCCAAACTAAAGGGAAGTGTAACTTGTGAAGCTTGTGGAAGACATCTTCAAGATTTGCCAAATCGATTTTGCTCCATTGCATGCAAA gaggtcacgagttcaagttGTGGAAACAGTCTTTGGCAGAAATGTAagataaggctgcgtacaatagatccttgtggtccgGCCCTCTCCCGAACCCCACACACAACGCAAGCTTTAGTGCATCAagctacctttttttttttttttttttcaattttatttgctTATAAATGA
- the LOC107872376 gene encoding protein RGF1 INDUCIBLE TRANSCRIPTION FACTOR 1 isoform X1 has product MLIGGKIKVKKGANWIENLLNSKFFESCGYHREIRRNEKNMFCIDCNLCFCKHCVSSSSHCFHEWLQICKYVYHDVVRLHEIQKYLNCSEIQTYKINGEKAVHLNPRPQSKDSKTSKLKGSVTCEACGRHLQDLPNRFCSIACKVSIDANICKEHYQKNFVSTQITKFDLSNENESCISLNESSEVIQTWCISTLKPRKNLHKRKGVPRRAPIC; this is encoded by the exons ATG CTAATTGGAGGCaaaattaaagtgaagaagggagCGAATTGGATTGAAAATTTGCTGAACAGCAAGTTTTTCGAGTCGTGTGGATATCACagagaaataagaagaaatgAGAAGAATATGTTTTGTATTGATTGTAATCTCTGTTTCTGCAAGCACTGCGTATCATCTTCGTCACACTGCTTTCATGAATGGCTTCAAATATGCAAATATGTTTATCATGATGTTGTCAGACTTCACGagattcaaaaatatctaaattgtTCTGAAATTCAG acttacaaaattaatggtgaaaaaGCAGTACATTTGAATCCACGTCCTCAATCGAAAGATAGCAAAACTTCCAAACTAAAGGGAAGTGTAACTTGTGAAGCTTGTGGAAGACATCTTCAAGATTTGCCAAATCGATTTTGCTCCATTGCATGCAAA GTATCGATAGATGCAAATATTTGTAAAGAACATTATCAGAAGAACTTTGTGTCCACTcaaattacaaaatttgatctCTCAAATGAAAACGAGTCTTGCATCTCTTTGAATGAGTCCTCAGAGGTAATTCAAACATGGTGCATTTCAACTTTGAAACCAAGGAAGAATTTGCACAAAAGGAAAGGTGTTCCTAGAAGAGCTCCTATATGTTAA